From the Bacteroidia bacterium genome, one window contains:
- the ispE gene encoding 4-(cytidine 5'-diphospho)-2-C-methyl-D-erythritol kinase, with protein sequence MEVRAYAKINLGLQILDRRADGYRNLVTVFHHIDLYDVLTFHHANSGAAMECNHPDVPCDESNLCIRAANAVLRHARSGGVYMTLEKNIPMGAGLGGGSSNAGAVLRFLPALLGVHIPEEELRHMALELGSDVPFFLMDGCAEGRGRGEVLTPLPFRNPWWILTATPDVHVSTSWAYASLGVQHRHSAVHAADALLRAGSDQALLRDVLHNDFQHIVTTAYPAIHELLYSMETTGALAAAMSGSGSSVFGLYARQDEAIAAREALPGQTVCSLTAPNFSPVPIPASL encoded by the coding sequence GTGGAAGTCCGCGCCTACGCAAAGATCAACCTCGGCCTGCAAATACTGGACAGACGGGCAGATGGCTACCGCAATCTGGTGACGGTGTTTCACCATATTGACCTGTACGATGTATTGACGTTCCACCACGCGAACAGTGGCGCCGCGATGGAATGCAATCACCCGGATGTGCCCTGCGACGAGAGCAATCTCTGTATTCGGGCAGCGAACGCCGTCCTCCGTCATGCGCGATCCGGTGGTGTGTATATGACGCTGGAGAAAAACATTCCGATGGGTGCGGGTCTGGGCGGCGGGAGTTCCAACGCCGGTGCCGTGCTCCGTTTCCTCCCTGCGTTGCTCGGAGTGCACATCCCCGAAGAAGAGCTGCGGCACATGGCGCTGGAGTTGGGATCGGATGTCCCATTCTTTCTGATGGATGGTTGCGCCGAAGGGCGTGGGCGCGGAGAAGTACTCACACCGCTGCCATTTCGTAATCCGTGGTGGATACTCACAGCCACACCGGACGTCCATGTATCTACCTCCTGGGCCTATGCCTCGCTCGGCGTGCAGCACAGACATAGCGCAGTGCACGCAGCGGACGCGCTGCTCCGCGCGGGTTCGGATCAGGCGTTGCTCAGGGACGTTTTGCATAACGATTTCCAGCATATCGTCACCACGGCATACCCGGCCATCCACGAGCTGCTGTACAGCATGGAGACCACGGGAGCGCTTGCGGCGGCCATGAGCGGAAGCGGGTCGTCCGTATTCGGATTGTATGCCCGCCAGGATGAAGCGATCGCGGCGCGGGAGGCTCTGCCGGGCCAAACCGTGTGTTCACTCACTGCGCCGAATTTTTCCCCTGTTCCGATTCCGGCATCCCTGTAA
- a CDS encoding phosphatidylglycerophosphatase A, translating into MKQSNAAAALPETRGALLWAARVWGSFFFTGYAPVASGTVGSLAAALVYWFLPFSGNGVILFLLACAVLLTGVPAATLLEKHHGDDPSLVVIDEVAGMWLALVFLPKTWVALLAAFLFFRLFDIIKPAPARQLDRMRGGAGIMLDDVIAGIYANIATQLLLLFL; encoded by the coding sequence ATGAAGCAAAGCAATGCGGCAGCCGCACTCCCCGAAACCCGCGGCGCTCTGCTCTGGGCAGCGCGCGTGTGGGGGAGCTTCTTTTTTACGGGGTACGCACCCGTCGCTTCCGGTACTGTCGGTTCTCTTGCGGCAGCGCTGGTGTACTGGTTCCTGCCGTTCAGCGGCAATGGCGTCATACTTTTTCTTCTCGCCTGCGCGGTATTGCTCACAGGCGTCCCGGCAGCCACGCTGCTGGAAAAGCATCATGGCGACGATCCCTCCCTCGTCGTGATTGACGAGGTGGCCGGCATGTGGCTGGCACTCGTCTTCCTGCCGAAGACCTGGGTGGCGCTCCTCGCGGCATTCCTCTTCTTCCGCCTTTTCGACATTATCAAACCAGCGCCGGCGCGTCAGCTCGACCGCATGCGCGGCGGAGCGGGTATCATGCTCGACGACGTGATCGCCGGCATATACGCGAATATCGCCACACAGCTCCTGCTTCTCTTCCTGTGA
- the pgsA gene encoding CDP-diacylglycerol--glycerol-3-phosphate 3-phosphatidyltransferase, with amino-acid sequence MPSTLPNTLTFARLLLSPVFFLLIIANDPVQKQVSILVFMVAALTDWYDGEIARRYGSVTNLGKFLDPLADKFLTSAAFAGFAVLGYVHWWMVVVIIVRDILVTVLRSLAEIRNEHIVTSKTAQWKTFIQMAVLYYLLLLIVGRDVGWVRDVLGALIPSLLDTGVVYMMMLAVTLLTLYTGVQYLVDNRRFIARLLSGARQVV; translated from the coding sequence ATGCCCTCGACGCTTCCAAATACTCTGACATTCGCCCGCCTGCTGCTCTCGCCGGTGTTCTTTCTTCTGATCATCGCGAATGATCCGGTACAAAAGCAAGTTTCCATCCTCGTGTTCATGGTGGCCGCGCTGACGGACTGGTATGACGGTGAAATCGCCCGCCGCTATGGCTCGGTTACCAATCTCGGCAAATTCCTCGATCCGCTTGCGGACAAGTTCCTCACCTCCGCGGCCTTCGCCGGTTTCGCGGTGCTGGGTTACGTCCACTGGTGGATGGTGGTGGTGATCATTGTGCGCGACATACTCGTCACCGTACTGCGCTCACTGGCGGAAATCCGCAACGAGCATATCGTCACGAGCAAAACAGCACAGTGGAAAACCTTTATTCAGATGGCCGTCCTGTACTACCTGTTGCTGCTCATTGTGGGACGGGACGTCGGTTGGGTTCGGGACGTACTTGGCGCCCTCATCCCCTCCCTCCTCGATACGGGCGTCGTCTATATGATGATGCTGGCGGTGACACTGCTCACTCTCTATACAGGCGTACAGTATCTTGTCGACAACCGACGCTTTATCGCTCGTCTGCTGAGTGGTGCGAGGCAGGTGGTATGA